In Acinetobacter sp. WCHAc010034, a genomic segment contains:
- the lnt gene encoding apolipoprotein N-acyltransferase: protein MRTYFNKLLTSSEQQKQLPLIYPLLISLLSGAVFSFALAPYYYWWLALLSPALLYACLRKRSARQAFGIGWAYGFGLWFVGAFWLYTSIHVYGDTGAALSVVMIAIMALAMGLFTAVQTWLYRRFFPETPLTFAPLWIIFEWAKTWVFTGFPWLFAGYAFTERYLDSYAPLFGVFGVSFAVILLACALVEILNKKTFWIVPSAILLLGAWGASQLTFVQPKAEKPLSVSLIQGNIPQDLKWLTEYQIKTLMIYAELSRTEWGRDLIVWPESSIPLFQSDIEPFLDAMKAQAEKTGTAWVTGIPYWDQAESKIQGQPMYYNSIMALGDESEGLYKKQRLVPFGEYIPLSGMLSWVLPALQNDPSVSGFSRGASDQKPLLIKKHDLGSAICYEVAYPNLTRRNARQSDFLVTVSNDAWFTGTAGPWQHLQMVQMRAKENGRWFIRATNTGVTAFIDHNGHIVKQAPIDRKAVLRGELPAMQGETLYMRLSDWPVLGFSALLLLLGWFYRPRKVDVSFKSRR, encoded by the coding sequence ATGAGAACTTATTTTAATAAGCTGCTAACCTCCTCAGAACAACAGAAGCAGCTCCCTTTAATTTATCCGCTGCTGATTTCACTCCTCTCCGGCGCCGTGTTCAGCTTTGCGCTGGCGCCGTATTATTACTGGTGGCTGGCGCTGCTGTCGCCGGCGCTGCTGTACGCCTGCCTGCGCAAGCGTTCCGCCAGGCAGGCTTTCGGCATCGGCTGGGCCTACGGCTTTGGCCTCTGGTTTGTCGGCGCCTTCTGGCTCTACACCTCCATTCATGTCTACGGCGATACCGGCGCGGCTTTAAGCGTTGTGATGATTGCCATCATGGCATTGGCCATGGGCCTGTTCACCGCGGTGCAGACTTGGCTGTACCGGCGCTTCTTCCCGGAAACCCCGCTGACCTTTGCCCCGCTGTGGATCATCTTTGAATGGGCCAAAACCTGGGTATTCACCGGCTTTCCCTGGCTGTTTGCCGGCTACGCCTTCACCGAACGCTATCTGGACAGCTATGCTCCGCTGTTCGGGGTGTTCGGCGTTTCTTTCGCCGTCATTCTGCTGGCCTGCGCCTTAGTCGAAATTTTAAATAAAAAAACCTTCTGGATTGTTCCCTCCGCCATTCTGCTGCTGGGCGCATGGGGCGCATCGCAGCTGACCTTTGTGCAGCCGAAAGCGGAAAAGCCCCTCTCGGTGTCCCTGATTCAGGGCAACATTCCGCAGGACTTGAAATGGCTGACCGAATACCAGATCAAAACCCTGATGATTTATGCCGAGCTCAGCCGCACCGAATGGGGGCGCGACCTGATTGTCTGGCCGGAATCCTCCATTCCGCTGTTCCAGTCCGATATTGAGCCTTTTCTGGACGCCATGAAGGCTCAGGCGGAAAAAACCGGCACCGCCTGGGTCACCGGCATTCCCTACTGGGATCAGGCCGAATCCAAAATTCAGGGCCAGCCGATGTACTACAACAGCATCATGGCGCTGGGCGATGAATCTGAAGGGCTGTATAAAAAGCAGCGCCTTGTGCCTTTTGGCGAATACATTCCGCTGTCCGGCATGCTGAGCTGGGTATTGCCGGCGCTGCAGAATGACCCGTCGGTGAGCGGCTTTTCCCGCGGCGCCAGCGACCAGAAGCCGCTGCTGATCAAGAAGCATGATCTCGGTTCCGCGATTTGCTATGAAGTGGCTTATCCGAACTTAACCCGGCGCAATGCCCGCCAAAGCGACTTTCTGGTGACGGTGTCAAATGACGCATGGTTTACCGGCACGGCGGGGCCTTGGCAGCATCTGCAGATGGTGCAGATGCGCGCCAAGGAAAACGGGCGCTGGTTTATCCGCGCGACCAATACCGGCGTGACGGCATTTATTGACCACAATGGCCATATTGTGAAGCAGGCGCCTATAGACCGGAAAGCCGTGCTGCGCGGCGAGCTTCCGGCCATGCAGGGCGAAACCCTGTACATGCGCCTCAGCGACTGGCCGGTTTTAGGCTTCTCTGCCCTGCTGCTGCTGCTGGGCTGGTTTTACCGGCCGCGCAAGGTGGATGTTTCATTTAAGTCGCGGCGCTAA
- a CDS encoding HlyC/CorC family transporter, whose amino-acid sequence MHEESGPSWGMRGLRKWLGTAPETRDELLKLVQDSRRFLEPDTVAMLEGVLDLPATKIREVMTPRTAMISLQEDDELLDILHVLIESAHSRFPVFSSDQPDNAVGILLAKDLLPFLAERSGKVDVRALMRQPLFVPESARSDQVMRMLKKTQTHIAIVIDEYGTTSGLVTLEDILEEIVGEIEDEHDNADEEAQYIVPDDDPKTANTWLVQALTPIEHFNNVLDAEFSDDEVETVGGLLLQEIGLVSDLQGQVIELENWQFTILEADARTIHLIRAVRK is encoded by the coding sequence ATGCACGAGGAATCAGGCCCGTCGTGGGGTATGCGCGGCTTACGCAAATGGCTAGGCACAGCGCCGGAAACCCGCGACGAACTGTTAAAATTAGTACAAGATTCACGTCGTTTTTTAGAACCCGATACCGTTGCAATGCTTGAAGGCGTGCTTGACCTTCCTGCAACCAAAATCCGCGAGGTGATGACGCCGCGCACCGCCATGATCAGCCTGCAGGAAGATGATGAGCTGCTGGATATCCTGCATGTGCTGATCGAGTCGGCGCATTCGCGCTTTCCAGTGTTCTCATCCGATCAGCCGGACAATGCCGTCGGCATCCTGCTGGCCAAAGACCTTCTGCCCTTCCTTGCGGAACGCAGCGGCAAGGTCGATGTGCGCGCGCTGATGCGCCAGCCGCTGTTTGTGCCGGAAAGCGCCCGTTCAGACCAAGTGATGCGCATGCTGAAGAAAACCCAGACCCATATTGCGATTGTCATTGATGAATACGGCACCACTTCAGGCCTGGTTACGCTGGAAGACATTCTGGAAGAGATTGTCGGTGAAATTGAAGATGAGCACGACAATGCCGATGAGGAAGCGCAGTACATTGTGCCGGACGATGACCCGAAAACCGCAAATACCTGGCTGGTTCAGGCGCTTACACCAATTGAACACTTCAACAATGTTTTAGATGCTGAATTTTCTGACGATGAAGTGGAAACTGTGGGCGGGCTTCTGCTTCAGGAAATTGGCCTGGTGAGCGATTTGCAGGGCCAAGTGATTGAGCTGGAAAATTGGCAGTTTACGATTCTGGAAGCAGATGCGCGCACCATCCATCTGATTCGAGCTGTCCGTAAATGA
- the tusA gene encoding sulfurtransferase TusA — protein MSEPALTPAIQLNTRGLRCPEPVMMLHQAIRKSKSGDVVEVFATDNSTSWDIPKFCMHLGHELLLQEERLDENGNKEFHYLVKKG, from the coding sequence ATGTCTGAACCGGCGCTTACCCCAGCGATCCAACTCAACACCCGCGGGCTGCGCTGCCCGGAACCTGTGATGATGCTGCATCAGGCCATCCGCAAGTCTAAATCAGGCGATGTGGTGGAAGTCTTCGCAACAGACAACTCGACCTCCTGGGACATTCCGAAATTCTGCATGCATTTGGGGCATGAGCTTCTGCTGCAGGAAGAGCGTTTAGATGAAAACGGCAATAAGGAATTCCATTATTTAGTCAAAAAAGGCTAA
- a CDS encoding electron transfer flavoprotein-ubiquinone oxidoreductase has protein sequence MEHIERESMEFDVVIVGAGPAGLSAAIKIRQLAIENNLNDLSVCVVEKGSEVGAHILSGAVLEPRAINELFPNWKEEGAPLNVPVTEDKTFFLLSDEKSQEAPHWMVPKTMHNDGNYVISLGNVVRWLGQKAEELEVSIFPGFAAAEILYHADGTVKGIQTGDMGIGKDGEPTHNFAPGYELHAKYTLFAEGCRGHLGKRLIAKFDLDKDADPQHYGIGIKELWEIDPAKHKPGLVMHGAGWPLSETGSSGGWWLYHAENGQVTLGMIVDLSYENPHMYPFMEMQRWKTHPLIKQYLEGGKRISYGARAVVKGGFNSLPKFTFAGGSLIGDDAGFLNFAKIKGSHTAMKSGMLCGEAVFEAIKAGVEKGGDLAVARVTEGEDFFAKELTAYTDKFNSSWLKEELYSSRNFGPAMHKFGQWMGGAFNFVDQNVFKVPFTLHDLVPDFSTLKTADAATFKPNYPKPDGKLTFDRLSSVFVSNTVHEENQPAHLKLTDASIPVNVNLPKWDEPAQRYCPAGVYEIMEESDGSKRFQINAANCVHCKTCDIKDPSQNITWVTPEGGGGPNYPNM, from the coding sequence ATGGAGCACATCGAACGCGAATCGATGGAGTTTGACGTAGTCATCGTTGGCGCAGGCCCTGCCGGCCTTTCCGCAGCGATTAAAATCCGTCAGCTTGCAATTGAAAATAACCTGAACGATCTGTCCGTCTGTGTCGTGGAAAAGGGCTCCGAAGTAGGCGCGCATATTCTGTCCGGCGCCGTGCTGGAACCGCGCGCAATCAATGAGCTGTTCCCGAACTGGAAAGAAGAAGGCGCGCCTTTGAATGTTCCGGTGACTGAAGACAAAACATTCTTCCTGCTGTCTGATGAAAAGTCGCAGGAAGCGCCGCACTGGATGGTTCCGAAAACCATGCACAATGACGGCAACTACGTGATCTCTTTAGGCAACGTGGTGCGCTGGCTGGGCCAGAAGGCTGAAGAGCTGGAAGTGTCGATCTTCCCGGGCTTCGCCGCTGCTGAAATCCTGTACCATGCAGACGGCACGGTAAAAGGCATTCAAACCGGCGACATGGGCATCGGCAAAGACGGCGAGCCGACGCACAATTTTGCGCCGGGCTATGAGCTGCACGCCAAATACACCTTATTCGCTGAAGGCTGCCGCGGCCATCTCGGCAAGCGCCTGATTGCCAAGTTTGATCTGGATAAAGACGCGGATCCGCAGCATTACGGCATCGGCATTAAAGAACTGTGGGAAATTGACCCGGCGAAGCACAAGCCGGGCCTGGTGATGCACGGCGCAGGCTGGCCTTTAAGCGAAACCGGCTCTTCAGGCGGCTGGTGGCTGTACCATGCGGAAAATGGCCAGGTGACACTGGGCATGATCGTGGATTTATCTTACGAAAACCCGCATATGTATCCATTTATGGAAATGCAGCGCTGGAAAACCCATCCGCTGATCAAGCAGTATCTGGAAGGCGGCAAGCGCATTTCTTACGGCGCGCGCGCCGTGGTGAAAGGCGGCTTCAACTCGCTGCCTAAATTCACCTTTGCCGGCGGCTCTTTAATTGGCGATGATGCAGGCTTCCTGAACTTCGCTAAAATCAAAGGCTCACATACGGCAATGAAATCCGGCATGCTGTGCGGCGAAGCGGTATTTGAAGCAATCAAAGCCGGCGTGGAAAAAGGCGGCGACCTTGCGGTTGCCCGCGTCACCGAAGGCGAAGACTTCTTTGCCAAAGAATTGACCGCCTATACCGACAAGTTCAACAGCAGCTGGCTGAAAGAAGAGCTGTACAGCTCGCGCAACTTTGGCCCTGCAATGCACAAATTCGGCCAGTGGATGGGCGGCGCGTTCAACTTCGTCGACCAGAACGTATTTAAAGTGCCGTTCACGCTGCATGACTTAGTGCCGGACTTCAGCACACTGAAAACTGCAGATGCTGCGACATTTAAGCCGAACTATCCGAAACCTGACGGCAAGCTGACCTTTGACCGCCTGTCTTCGGTATTCGTATCCAATACAGTGCATGAAGAAAACCAGCCGGCGCATTTGAAACTGACCGATGCTTCCATTCCAGTGAATGTAAACTTGCCGAAATGGGATGAGCCTGCGCAGCGCTACTGCCCTGCCGGCGTGTATGAAATTATGGAAGAGAGCGACGGTTCGAAGCGCTTCCAGATTAACGCGGCCAACTGCGTGCACTGCAAAACCTGCGATATTAAAGATCCGTCTCAGAACATTACCTGGGTAACGCCTGAAGGCGGCGGTGGCCCTAATTACCCTAACATGTAA
- a CDS encoding DUF1285 domain-containing protein → MNNHEKSPNPTKKAAISDDRNLMDIAQYAKDGQSGHKKSILPLEQWRPKHCGAMDLKVKANGEWWHQGQLIKRQALIDLFSRVLWKEGGKFYLRTPAEQIEIEVEDEPLFIHQADQVELDGKTYIRLTSTAQDEIIVGEAHPVFMREFAGEARPYVAVRFGINALIQRAAFFHLIEMGELLENAQGEAILSLRSGDFRLQLGA, encoded by the coding sequence ATGAATAATCACGAAAAATCACCAAATCCGACGAAAAAGGCAGCGATTAGCGATGATAGGAATTTAATGGATATTGCACAATACGCAAAAGATGGACAGTCCGGTCACAAAAAGTCAATCCTGCCTTTGGAGCAGTGGCGCCCAAAGCATTGCGGCGCCATGGATTTGAAGGTAAAAGCCAACGGAGAATGGTGGCATCAGGGTCAATTGATCAAGCGCCAGGCGCTGATAGACCTGTTCTCGCGCGTGCTGTGGAAAGAGGGCGGAAAATTCTATCTGAGAACCCCTGCGGAGCAGATTGAAATTGAGGTGGAGGATGAGCCGCTGTTCATCCATCAGGCCGATCAGGTTGAGCTGGACGGCAAAACCTATATCCGGCTGACTTCCACCGCGCAGGATGAAATTATTGTCGGTGAGGCGCACCCGGTATTCATGCGCGAATTTGCCGGAGAGGCGCGCCCTTATGTGGCTGTGCGCTTCGGCATCAATGCGCTGATTCAGCGGGCGGCTTTTTTTCATTTGATTGAAATGGGCGAGCTGCTTGAAAATGCGCAGGGCGAAGCCATATTAAGCCTGCGCAGCGGCGATTTCCGCTTGCAATTAGGCGCCTGA
- the murI gene encoding glutamate racemase — MTAIHPLYPLHDPMPKAAADAPIGIFDSGVGGLSVAQEIARYLPNEHFVYFADTAHVPYGPRDDQNIRELTARAIEWLYRKGCKAAVVACNTASAFSLDYLRAHYGEHFPIIGLVPALKPAVLQSKSKTVAVLATPATFRGQLIKDVVERFAQPAQVQVMPITCLKLVPFVEAGEQMSAACLQTLREILQPAVDLGADYLVLGCTHYPFLKPAIQRIFGQKLTLIDSGFAVARQTARILIKNELLFEQDRKNAVRLACYVSGQNADALRPVLSRLIQPDLTWSINNIGI, encoded by the coding sequence ATGACAGCCATTCATCCCCTTTATCCGCTGCATGATCCGATGCCGAAAGCCGCTGCGGATGCGCCGATCGGCATCTTTGACTCGGGAGTGGGCGGGCTGTCGGTCGCGCAGGAAATTGCGCGCTACTTGCCGAATGAGCATTTTGTCTATTTTGCCGATACCGCGCATGTGCCTTACGGGCCGCGCGATGACCAGAATATCCGCGAGCTGACTGCGCGCGCGATTGAATGGCTGTACCGCAAGGGCTGCAAAGCCGCGGTGGTGGCCTGCAATACAGCGTCAGCCTTCAGCCTGGATTACCTGCGCGCGCATTACGGCGAGCATTTCCCGATTATCGGCCTGGTGCCGGCCTTAAAGCCTGCGGTGCTGCAGAGCAAAAGCAAAACCGTGGCGGTGCTGGCCACCCCGGCGACATTCCGCGGCCAGCTGATCAAGGATGTGGTGGAGCGCTTTGCCCAGCCGGCACAGGTGCAGGTCATGCCGATCACCTGCCTGAAGCTGGTGCCTTTTGTTGAAGCCGGGGAGCAGATGAGCGCAGCCTGCCTGCAGACGCTGCGGGAGATTCTGCAGCCGGCGGTGGATCTGGGCGCGGACTATCTGGTGCTGGGATGCACGCATTATCCGTTCTTAAAGCCCGCAATTCAGCGCATTTTTGGTCAGAAACTGACATTAATTGATTCGGGATTTGCCGTTGCGCGTCAAACGGCCCGCATTTTAATTAAAAATGAGTTATTATTTGAACAAGACCGTAAAAATGCGGTCCGGCTAGCGTGCTACGTCAGCGGCCAGAATGCGGATGCCTTAAGGCCGGTTTTAAGCCGCCTGATTCAGCCGGATCTGACCTGGAGCATCAATAATATTGGCATTTAG
- a CDS encoding DUF4062 domain-containing protein — protein sequence MLDKRYQVFISTSGSEMQPERMILAQTLVGMGFFSWGLEQRTPLSTAFARRQIDDCDYVVILLGSAYGEQSVSGVGYMHLEYIYAVTKQKPVIVFMHDEPSARDAALHDDKAELREKFQEFRKLLQNEADQVFSYRSLRDLEMAVRLNLPQMLERYPVLGWVRPQNTQLLQDEIDRLKSKLEQLETESGKREADPFLSLPKVSMHEVFAFEYRMHAYQDGNFKELKVQKEMTWAQLLSILGATFVHPTPEEFFSKRMNEYLNETGLKDARAEMPRAHAVARAQINIRALHSIKMQMRQNEWIVQSGRDDRQRMLWRITPKAQKLMESNLLDNERIFQVKTSY from the coding sequence ATGCTCGATAAGCGTTATCAGGTTTTTATTTCAACGTCCGGCAGCGAAATGCAGCCGGAGCGGATGATTTTGGCCCAGACTTTGGTGGGCATGGGTTTTTTTTCGTGGGGGCTGGAACAGCGCACGCCTTTAAGCACGGCCTTTGCGCGCCGCCAGATTGATGACTGCGACTATGTGGTGATCCTGCTGGGCAGCGCCTACGGCGAGCAGTCGGTATCCGGCGTGGGCTATATGCATCTGGAATACATTTATGCCGTGACCAAGCAGAAGCCAGTCATTGTGTTCATGCATGATGAGCCGTCCGCGCGCGACGCCGCCCTGCATGACGATAAAGCCGAATTGCGTGAAAAGTTTCAGGAATTCCGCAAGCTGCTGCAGAATGAAGCGGATCAGGTTTTCAGCTACCGTAGCCTGCGCGATCTGGAAATGGCGGTGCGCCTGAACCTGCCGCAGATGCTGGAGCGCTATCCGGTGCTGGGCTGGGTGCGCCCGCAGAATACCCAGCTGCTGCAGGATGAAATTGACCGCCTGAAAAGCAAGCTGGAGCAGCTGGAAACCGAGTCCGGCAAGCGCGAAGCTGACCCCTTCCTCAGCCTGCCGAAAGTGTCCATGCATGAAGTTTTTGCGTTTGAATACCGCATGCATGCCTATCAGGACGGCAATTTCAAGGAATTGAAAGTTCAGAAGGAAATGACCTGGGCGCAGCTGCTGTCAATTCTGGGCGCAACCTTTGTGCATCCGACGCCGGAAGAGTTCTTTTCCAAGCGAATGAATGAATACCTGAATGAAACCGGCCTGAAGGATGCGCGCGCTGAAATGCCGCGCGCGCATGCGGTCGCCCGCGCGCAGATCAACATCCGCGCCCTGCACAGCATTAAAATGCAGATGCGCCAGAACGAATGGATTGTGCAGTCCGGCCGCGATGACCGGCAGCGAATGCTGTGGCGGATTACCCCTAAGGCGCAGAAGCTGATGGAAAGCAATTTGCTGGATAATGAGCGGATTTTTCAGGTTAAAACTTCCTATTAA
- the hemH gene encoding ferrochelatase, with protein sequence MSAAAKAKITVILANLGTPDAPDVPAVRQFLKQFLSDQRVIEIPKPLWQLILRLFILPFRPKRVAHAYAMVWNSDSPMREILLQQVEAVKAALTAQYPEFELNVVPAMTYGNPGIGALLQQLAADPQDHLILLPLFPQYSATSTAPLYDALAKWIPQQRNLPGLSVIRDYYQHPLFIQSLAQSVRDYQAMHGQPEKLLMSFHGIPQPYADKGDPYAERCRVTAQLLADELGLSAQQWAISFQSRFGKQEWVKPYTDVLLQQWGGQGVQSVQVISPAFSADCLETLEELALQNADLFAASGGGSYSYIPALNARADHLQLLSSLLQANLDALKHILAH encoded by the coding sequence ATGTCTGCTGCAGCTAAAGCAAAAATCACGGTTATTTTAGCCAATCTGGGAACGCCGGATGCGCCGGACGTTCCCGCAGTGCGCCAGTTTCTGAAGCAGTTTTTATCGGATCAGCGCGTGATTGAAATTCCCAAGCCGCTTTGGCAGCTGATCCTGCGCCTGTTCATTCTGCCGTTCCGGCCTAAGCGCGTTGCGCATGCCTACGCCATGGTGTGGAACAGCGACTCGCCGATGCGGGAAATCCTGCTGCAGCAGGTGGAGGCGGTTAAAGCCGCCTTGACAGCGCAGTATCCTGAATTTGAGCTGAATGTCGTTCCGGCCATGACCTACGGCAATCCGGGCATCGGCGCGCTGCTGCAGCAGCTGGCGGCAGACCCGCAGGACCATCTGATTCTGCTGCCGCTGTTTCCACAGTATTCGGCCACATCCACTGCGCCGCTGTACGATGCGCTGGCCAAATGGATTCCGCAGCAGCGCAATCTGCCGGGCCTGTCGGTTATCCGCGACTATTATCAGCATCCCTTATTCATTCAGTCGCTGGCGCAAAGCGTGCGCGACTATCAGGCCATGCATGGGCAGCCGGAAAAGCTACTGATGTCCTTTCACGGCATTCCGCAGCCTTATGCCGACAAAGGCGACCCCTACGCGGAGCGCTGCCGGGTGACGGCGCAGCTGCTGGCCGACGAACTGGGCCTGAGCGCTCAGCAATGGGCCATCAGCTTTCAGTCGCGCTTCGGCAAGCAGGAATGGGTCAAGCCCTATACCGACGTTCTGCTGCAGCAGTGGGGCGGGCAGGGCGTGCAGTCGGTGCAGGTCATCAGCCCGGCTTTTTCCGCGGACTGCCTGGAAACGCTGGAAGAGCTGGCGCTGCAGAATGCGGACCTGTTCGCCGCTTCCGGCGGCGGCAGCTACAGCTATATTCCGGCGCTGAACGCGCGCGCGGATCATTTGCAATTGCTCAGCAGCCTGCTTCAGGCTAATCTTGACGCCTTAAAGCACATATTAGCCCACTGA
- a CDS encoding MBL fold metallo-hydrolase — MLQVKIVPVTAFQQNCSIVWDSETKEAVLIDAGGEPEKLQAEVEALGLNVQALWLTHGHLDHAGAAGALKKIWNVPVIGPHKEDAFWLDMIQEVSARYGFPVPEKVQVTQWLEGGETLKLGGEAFEVRFAPGHTPGHVMFYNRNYGLLWTGDVLFKGSIGRTDFPRGNHQQLLDSIQRECFSLPDETQFISGHGPVSTIGFEKQHNPFVAGKAG, encoded by the coding sequence ATGCTGCAAGTCAAAATTGTGCCGGTTACGGCATTTCAGCAAAACTGTTCAATTGTTTGGGACTCCGAAACCAAAGAAGCGGTTTTGATTGATGCCGGCGGCGAGCCGGAAAAGCTGCAGGCCGAAGTTGAGGCCTTGGGCCTGAATGTGCAGGCGCTTTGGCTGACGCATGGCCATTTAGACCATGCCGGGGCGGCCGGCGCGCTGAAAAAGATCTGGAATGTGCCGGTGATTGGCCCGCATAAGGAAGACGCCTTCTGGCTGGACATGATTCAGGAAGTGTCCGCGCGCTACGGTTTTCCGGTTCCGGAAAAAGTGCAGGTGACGCAGTGGCTGGAAGGCGGGGAAACCCTGAAGCTGGGCGGCGAAGCCTTTGAAGTGCGTTTTGCGCCGGGCCATACCCCGGGCCATGTGATGTTCTATAACCGCAATTACGGCCTGTTATGGACCGGCGATGTGCTGTTTAAAGGCTCGATTGGCCGTACGGATTTCCCGCGCGGCAACCATCAGCAGCTGCTGGACTCCATTCAGCGCGAATGCTTCAGCCTGCCGGATGAAACCCAGTTCATTTCCGGCCATGGCCCGGTCAGCACCATTGGCTTTGAAAAGCAGCACAATCCTTTTGTGGCGGGCAAAGCCGGTTAA
- a CDS encoding DNA gyrase inhibitor YacG, with protein MPTTLACPRCGDLTAWENNPCRPFCSERCKLIDLGAWANDEYRLPTQDAPQAEAGSQDGLF; from the coding sequence ATGCCTACGACTCTGGCCTGTCCGCGCTGCGGGGATCTCACCGCTTGGGAAAACAACCCCTGCCGCCCATTCTGTTCAGAGCGCTGCAAGCTGATTGACCTCGGCGCATGGGCCAATGACGAATACCGCCTGCCGACGCAGGATGCGCCGCAGGCCGAAGCCGGCTCACAGGACGGCTTATTTTAA
- a CDS encoding SAM-dependent methyltransferase: protein MIMPIRQFQAQRMHAPRDFQAIASQPVCVEIGAGKGRHALLFSGQNPEKRLIAVERTREKFLCMQKQHGAEGQQNLQPVHADAVPWAVHALFPAQVEQLFILYPNPEPHNPAQRWLNMPFFEFLLSRLQAGGSITLASNIPEYIAEAQQQLMEVWKLPFIKEAVAQDSARTHFEIKYLERGELCQQLIITKPAGYATRFDDFQPLQGQAPEQAAE from the coding sequence CTGATTATGCCGATTCGTCAATTTCAAGCGCAGCGCATGCATGCCCCCCGCGATTTTCAAGCCATTGCCAGCCAGCCGGTTTGCGTGGAAATAGGCGCAGGCAAAGGCCGGCACGCTTTGCTGTTCAGCGGGCAGAATCCGGAAAAGCGGCTGATTGCTGTGGAGCGCACGCGGGAGAAATTCCTCTGCATGCAGAAGCAGCATGGCGCTGAAGGGCAGCAGAACCTGCAGCCTGTGCATGCGGATGCTGTGCCTTGGGCGGTGCATGCGCTGTTTCCTGCGCAAGTGGAGCAGCTGTTTATCCTGTATCCAAATCCGGAGCCGCATAACCCTGCGCAGCGCTGGCTGAATATGCCGTTTTTTGAATTCCTGCTGTCGCGCCTGCAGGCCGGCGGCAGCATTACCCTTGCCAGCAATATTCCTGAATATATTGCAGAAGCGCAGCAGCAGCTGATGGAGGTCTGGAAACTGCCCTTCATCAAAGAAGCGGTTGCGCAGGATTCGGCGCGCACGCATTTTGAAATCAAATATTTAGAGCGCGGTGAACTGTGCCAGCAGCTGATCATCACCAAGCCAGCCGGCTATGCGACGCGTTTTGATGATTTCCAGCCTCTGCAGGGGCAGGCGCCTGAGCAGGCGGCGGAATAA
- a CDS encoding TIGR03862 family flavoprotein: MGRRIAVIGAGPAGLMAAEVLSGHDYEVHVYEQKPSAARKFLMAGKTGLNISHAEPAKRFMQRYDRAEWLAPWVQQCGAAWIQDWMKGLGIESYTGSSGRVFPVEMKAAPLLRAWLKRLAQQGVKFHYRHQVLGLQRNVLELKDLLQGSVRSEAFDAIVMACGAVSWPQLGSDGAWQQWLNAQDIEPFQASNAGVEIRWSEFMQPVFGQPLKRVAAWVEHSEQSSGDIVISHYGMESGLIYKQGRALRQLAKNRQPMALYLDLLPDQSAEQLAQKLQPGKKQSLSNVWRKAGLDAAKASLVRELVAKALWQQPEQLAQRIKQLRIPLSGFRPIEEAISCAGGIKPEALTGQLQLQANPAVFCAGEMLDWDAPTGGYLLTACFATGRAAGQGAHEYLSAKA; this comes from the coding sequence ATGGGCAGGCGCATTGCGGTGATCGGCGCAGGCCCGGCAGGCCTGATGGCGGCGGAAGTGCTGAGCGGGCATGACTATGAAGTGCATGTCTATGAGCAGAAGCCTTCGGCCGCGCGCAAGTTTTTAATGGCCGGCAAGACCGGGCTGAATATTTCGCATGCCGAACCGGCTAAGCGCTTCATGCAGCGCTATGACCGGGCGGAATGGCTGGCGCCGTGGGTGCAGCAGTGCGGCGCCGCCTGGATTCAAGACTGGATGAAAGGCTTAGGCATTGAATCGTATACCGGTTCTTCCGGCCGGGTGTTTCCGGTTGAAATGAAAGCGGCGCCTTTGCTGCGCGCCTGGCTGAAGCGCCTGGCGCAGCAGGGAGTGAAATTCCATTACCGCCATCAAGTGCTGGGCCTGCAGCGGAATGTTCTGGAGCTGAAAGACCTGCTGCAGGGCAGCGTCCGTTCCGAAGCTTTTGACGCCATTGTCATGGCCTGCGGCGCGGTGTCCTGGCCGCAGCTCGGCAGTGACGGCGCATGGCAGCAGTGGCTGAATGCGCAGGATATTGAGCCTTTTCAGGCCAGCAATGCCGGGGTGGAAATCCGCTGGTCTGAATTCATGCAGCCGGTGTTTGGCCAGCCGCTGAAGCGGGTGGCGGCATGGGTTGAGCATTCTGAACAGTCTTCTGGCGATATTGTGATTTCGCATTACGGAATGGAAAGCGGCCTGATTTATAAGCAGGGCCGGGCGCTGCGCCAGCTGGCGAAAAACCGGCAGCCGATGGCGCTGTATCTGGATTTGCTGCCGGATCAAAGCGCAGAACAGCTGGCGCAGAAACTGCAGCCGGGCAAAAAGCAGTCGCTGAGCAATGTCTGGCGCAAAGCCGGGCTGGATGCGGCCAAAGCCAGCCTGGTGCGCGAGCTGGTGGCTAAAGCGCTGTGGCAGCAGCCTGAACAGCTGGCGCAGCGGATTAAGCAGCTGCGCATTCCCTTAAGCGGTTTCCGCCCGATTGAAGAAGCCATCAGCTGCGCGGGGGGCATTAAGCCCGAAGCCTTGACCGGCCAGCTGCAGCTGCAGGCCAATCCGGCGGTGTTCTGCGCCGGCGAAATGCTGGACTGGGATGCGCCGACCGGCGGCTACCTGCTGACCGCATGCTTTGCCACAGGGCGGGCTGCCGGGCAGGGCGCGCATGAGTATTTATCCGCCAAGGCTTAA